A genomic stretch from Chitinophaga agri includes:
- a CDS encoding GNAT family N-acetyltransferase, with translation MEIPTLTTGDITLRAIDEKDIAALFTLFSHEKVVRFMDIERFVNVSEAVQLISFFREKLASGEGMRWAITITGHNELIGTCGFHHINRTHYKMELGYDLLPSWWGKGIMINSIHRLLQYGFEELLINRIEAYVDPANINSYRLLKRLGFEQEGQVRQAFFQKGKFVDAFITSLLQKDYKYDMQF, from the coding sequence ATGGAAATACCCACGCTAACAACCGGCGATATCACATTGCGGGCCATTGATGAAAAGGACATCGCGGCCCTGTTCACCCTCTTCTCGCATGAGAAGGTTGTACGCTTTATGGACATCGAACGATTCGTCAATGTGTCAGAAGCAGTGCAACTGATCTCTTTCTTCCGCGAGAAGCTGGCCAGTGGAGAGGGTATGCGCTGGGCCATCACTATCACTGGTCACAATGAACTGATCGGCACCTGCGGCTTTCATCACATCAACCGGACCCACTATAAGATGGAACTGGGGTATGACCTGCTTCCCTCGTGGTGGGGCAAGGGCATCATGATCAACAGTATACACCGTCTGCTGCAATATGGGTTTGAAGAATTACTGATAAACAGGATCGAAGCCTATGTGGATCCTGCCAATATTAACTCCTATCGCCTGCTGAAACGACTCGGGTTTGAACAGGAAGGCCAGGTAAGACAGGCATTCTTCCAGAAAGGAAAATTTGTGGATGCGTTTATTACCAGTTTGCTACAGAAAGACTACAAATATGATATGCAGTTCTAA
- a CDS encoding GNAT family N-acetyltransferase, with the protein MNYRNATLEDLPEIVAIYNTTIAGRMVTADTEPVSVESRLHWFNIHSPEKRPLWMVEDEGVTVGWVSFQSFYGRPAYDGTAEISIYLHENSRGKGYGKKILTYAMEQCAAIKVHTLLGFIFAHNVPSLKLFEQLGFKEWAHLPNIAVLDGVERSLNILGKRIY; encoded by the coding sequence ATGAATTACAGGAACGCCACGCTGGAGGATCTTCCGGAAATTGTTGCCATTTACAATACCACTATTGCAGGCCGTATGGTTACTGCGGATACAGAACCGGTGTCGGTAGAAAGCCGGTTACACTGGTTTAACATCCATTCACCAGAGAAACGTCCGTTATGGATGGTAGAAGATGAAGGCGTCACTGTAGGTTGGGTAAGCTTTCAGTCTTTTTATGGCCGGCCGGCGTATGATGGCACTGCGGAGATCAGTATTTACCTGCATGAGAACAGCCGGGGTAAGGGCTATGGCAAGAAGATCCTGACTTATGCCATGGAGCAGTGTGCAGCTATTAAGGTCCATACCCTGCTTGGATTCATCTTTGCGCACAATGTGCCGAGCCTGAAATTGTTTGAGCAACTGGGTTTTAAGGAATGGGCGCATTTACCCAATATTGCGGTGCTTGATGGCGTTGAAAGGAGTTTGAATATTCTTGGGAAACGAATTTATTAG
- a CDS encoding EamA family transporter, which translates to MWWWYALLAALFASLTAIFAKIGVGGVNTDLATAIRTIIILIMAWGIVFVKGEGKGIHQLSRFSLIFLVLSGVATGLSWIFYFKALQMGKVSQVAPVDKLSVALTIILSALFLHETLTIKLLIGAALIIAGTFVLIL; encoded by the coding sequence ATGTGGTGGTGGTATGCCTTACTTGCTGCTTTATTTGCTTCGCTGACAGCCATTTTTGCAAAAATTGGTGTCGGGGGCGTCAATACTGATCTGGCGACAGCTATCAGGACGATCATTATTCTGATCATGGCCTGGGGCATTGTGTTTGTGAAAGGTGAGGGCAAAGGCATACATCAGTTGTCCAGGTTCAGTTTGATTTTCCTGGTATTATCAGGGGTGGCGACCGGACTTTCCTGGATCTTTTATTTTAAGGCTTTGCAGATGGGCAAGGTTTCCCAGGTGGCGCCGGTAGACAAGTTGAGCGTGGCCCTGACCATCATATTATCAGCCCTGTTCCTTCATGAGACATTGACTATCAAGCTATTAATCGGAGCAGCGCTGATCATAGCGGGCACATTCGTGTTGATATTATGA
- a CDS encoding helix-turn-helix transcriptional regulator: MENYRPITKATADKFLQLLKTKGPQSAATLAAALGITGEGARLQLLKLAEEGLVVSATTSKGVGRPVQIWDLTPLGHAHFPDTHVELTLQLIETIRRELGEAALAKVVAAREFQQQEKYMNALANISGVGQRLAQFATIRSSEGYLAEWKEEEDGFVFIENHCPICCAATQCANICESELKTFRALMGEQVEVKRVDHIIAGNRRCVYKITKNKDLAETR, from the coding sequence TTGGAAAATTATAGACCCATCACAAAAGCGACGGCAGACAAGTTTCTGCAGTTACTGAAGACGAAGGGGCCTCAATCGGCCGCTACGCTGGCAGCCGCATTAGGTATAACAGGAGAGGGCGCCCGCCTCCAGCTCTTAAAGCTGGCTGAAGAAGGGCTTGTGGTGTCGGCTACCACCTCAAAGGGAGTAGGCCGGCCTGTTCAAATCTGGGATCTGACTCCCCTGGGCCATGCCCATTTTCCTGATACACATGTCGAGCTGACTTTACAATTAATTGAAACCATTCGCCGTGAACTCGGCGAAGCCGCCCTCGCAAAGGTAGTGGCCGCCCGTGAGTTTCAGCAACAGGAAAAATATATGAATGCGCTGGCTAATATCTCCGGCGTAGGGCAAAGACTCGCACAGTTTGCCACCATCCGCTCTTCCGAAGGCTATCTCGCTGAATGGAAGGAAGAGGAGGACGGGTTCGTTTTTATTGAAAATCACTGCCCTATCTGCTGTGCAGCTACCCAGTGCGCCAATATCTGTGAATCTGAGCTTAAAACCTTCCGCGCACTCATGGGTGAACAGGTGGAGGTGAAGCGCGTAGATCATATTATCGCAGGTAACCGCCGCTGTGTATACAAGATCACAAAAAACAAAGACCTGGCGGAAACCCGCTAA
- a CDS encoding NADPH-dependent FMN reductase, which translates to MNVLIFNGTMDSSPHTTANQLARYFEEQFREKGFSTEVFSPVDGHIPFFAYPKGEMPDSVKTMCDAFCKADVHVWLTPLYHGSMTGVMKNALDWLEMTSKLRNPYLTGKVVALVCWGDGSQAMQGINAMDSVAKALRAWVLPFSVPIMKEHLYDQETKTFTTAYKNKFDRMISLLGDARIGEKLPAVNVNDNL; encoded by the coding sequence ATGAACGTCTTGATCTTCAACGGCACAATGGACAGTAGCCCTCATACGACTGCCAATCAGTTAGCGCGCTACTTCGAAGAGCAGTTCCGCGAAAAGGGATTTTCTACGGAAGTGTTCAGTCCTGTTGACGGCCATATTCCGTTCTTTGCATATCCAAAGGGTGAGATGCCCGATTCCGTTAAAACCATGTGTGATGCCTTCTGTAAGGCCGATGTCCACGTATGGCTCACGCCGCTTTATCATGGCAGTATGACTGGCGTCATGAAAAATGCGCTGGACTGGCTGGAAATGACCAGCAAGCTCAGAAATCCGTATTTAACGGGAAAGGTTGTAGCTTTGGTGTGCTGGGGAGACGGATCCCAGGCCATGCAGGGTATAAATGCAATGGATTCGGTAGCGAAGGCCCTCCGGGCGTGGGTATTACCTTTTTCAGTACCCATCATGAAGGAGCATTTATATGACCAGGAAACAAAAACCTTCACTACGGCATATAAGAATAAGTTCGACAGAATGATCTCTTTGCTGGGGGATGCGCGGATCGGGGAAAAACTCCCTGCCGTAAATGTGAATGATAATCTATAG
- a CDS encoding HesB/IscA family protein, protein MITVSEKAGEYIKDLMVKENHAPGTFVRVGVKGGGCSGLEYVLKFESSEHQEGDQTFEDKGVKIVVQMKSLLYLYGTELDYSDGLNGKGLYFNNPNATRTCSCGESFAV, encoded by the coding sequence ATGATAACAGTATCAGAAAAAGCAGGTGAATATATAAAAGACCTTATGGTCAAGGAGAACCATGCTCCCGGTACTTTTGTACGCGTAGGCGTGAAAGGTGGCGGTTGCTCAGGATTGGAATATGTGCTGAAATTTGAGAGTAGCGAGCATCAGGAAGGTGACCAGACCTTCGAAGATAAAGGTGTTAAAATTGTGGTGCAGATGAAAAGCCTCCTGTACCTGTATGGCACTGAGCTGGATTATTCCGATGGTCTCAACGGCAAGGGGCTTTATTTCAACAACCCGAACGCTACACGTACCTGTAGCTGTGGGGAGAGCTTCGCGGTATAA
- the sufB gene encoding Fe-S cluster assembly protein SufB, which yields MRNSNEIIDDIANREYEFGFTTDIEMEMAPVGLNEDTIRFISAKKEEPEWMLEWRLKGFQAFKKMQFPKWQHFEMPELDLQKLSYYAAPKQKKKLNSLDEVDPELLATFEKLGIPINEQKALAGVAVDVVFDSVSVATTFKEKLNEMGIIFCSFGEAVRNHPDLVKKYLGTVVPHSDNIFAALNAAVFSDGSFVYIPKGVRCPMELSTYFRINAENTGQFERTLIIADDESYVSYLEGCTAPRRDENQLHAAVVELIAMERAEIKYSTVQNWYPGDKDGNGGIYNFVTKRGICKGKSSKISWTQVETGSAITWKYPSVILQGDDAEGEFYSVAVTRNKQIADTGTKIYHLGRNTRSRIISKGISAGNSDNTYRGLVQVGPRAANARNFTQCDSLLIGDRCGAHTFPYIESRNSTATVEHEATTSKIGEDQIFYLNQRGIETEKAVALIVNGYAQEVLNQLPMEFAVEARKLLSITLEGSVG from the coding sequence ATGAGAAACAGCAACGAAATAATAGATGATATAGCCAACCGGGAATATGAGTTTGGCTTCACCACCGACATCGAGATGGAGATGGCGCCAGTGGGTCTGAATGAAGACACCATCCGCTTTATCTCTGCTAAAAAGGAAGAACCTGAATGGATGCTGGAATGGCGTCTGAAAGGTTTTCAGGCTTTCAAAAAGATGCAGTTCCCGAAATGGCAGCATTTCGAGATGCCGGAACTGGACCTCCAGAAGCTTTCTTACTATGCAGCTCCCAAGCAAAAGAAAAAGCTCAACAGCCTGGATGAAGTAGATCCGGAACTGCTGGCCACCTTCGAAAAGCTGGGCATTCCTATCAATGAACAGAAAGCACTGGCCGGCGTTGCTGTGGACGTTGTATTTGACAGCGTTTCCGTTGCCACTACTTTCAAGGAGAAATTAAACGAAATGGGTATCATCTTCTGCTCCTTTGGTGAAGCAGTAAGAAACCACCCTGACCTGGTTAAAAAATACCTGGGTACTGTCGTTCCTCACTCTGATAATATCTTTGCCGCCCTGAATGCTGCTGTATTCTCCGACGGCTCTTTTGTATACATTCCTAAAGGCGTACGCTGCCCAATGGAACTGAGCACCTACTTCCGTATAAACGCGGAAAATACGGGTCAGTTCGAGCGTACCCTGATCATCGCTGATGATGAATCCTACGTAAGCTACCTGGAAGGCTGTACCGCTCCAAGACGTGACGAAAACCAGCTGCACGCTGCAGTCGTGGAACTGATCGCCATGGAACGTGCAGAGATCAAGTACTCTACCGTACAGAACTGGTACCCTGGTGATAAAGACGGTAATGGCGGTATCTATAACTTCGTTACCAAACGTGGTATCTGTAAGGGTAAGAGCAGCAAGATCTCCTGGACACAGGTAGAAACCGGTTCTGCTATCACCTGGAAATATCCAAGTGTGATCCTGCAGGGCGACGATGCCGAAGGCGAATTCTATTCAGTAGCCGTTACCCGTAATAAGCAGATCGCTGATACCGGTACCAAGATCTACCACCTGGGCCGCAACACCCGCAGCCGTATCATCTCCAAAGGTATTTCCGCAGGAAACAGCGACAATACCTACCGTGGACTGGTACAGGTAGGACCACGCGCAGCAAATGCCCGTAACTTCACCCAGTGTGATTCCCTCCTGATCGGCGACCGTTGTGGTGCACACACCTTCCCGTACATCGAATCGAGGAACAGTACTGCTACCGTAGAACACGAAGCAACGACATCCAAGATCGGGGAAGACCAGATCTTCTATCTGAATCAGCGTGGTATAGAAACCGAAAAGGCAGTCGCCCTGATCGTAAATGGTTACGCCCAGGAAGTACTGAACCAGCTGCCAATGGAGTTTGCTGTAGAAGCACGCAAACTGCTTTCTATCACACTGGAAGGTAGCGTAGGATAA
- the sufC gene encoding Fe-S cluster assembly ATPase SufC produces MLTIKNLHAEVDGKKILKGINLEIRKGEMHAIMGPNGSGKSSLSSVLAGRENYTVTEGEVIFEGKNLLDLSPEDRAREGLFLAFQYPVEIPGVSNLHFLKTALNEIRTYHGLAPMESKEFLKLTKEKQQLVDFNANLMNRSLNEGFSGGEKKRNEVFQLAMLDPKLAILDETDSGLDIDALRIVAAGVNKLRNADKAFMVITHYQRLLEYIVPDFVHVLYNGQIVKTGTKELALELEEKGYDWLKEEVHQKESV; encoded by the coding sequence ATGCTGACGATTAAAAATCTGCACGCAGAAGTAGACGGTAAAAAGATCCTGAAAGGCATCAACCTGGAAATCAGGAAAGGTGAAATGCACGCTATCATGGGCCCAAACGGCTCAGGAAAAAGCTCATTGTCTTCTGTGTTAGCGGGTCGTGAAAATTATACTGTGACAGAAGGCGAAGTGATCTTCGAAGGAAAGAACCTGCTGGATCTTTCTCCGGAAGACCGTGCCCGTGAAGGCCTCTTCCTGGCGTTCCAGTATCCGGTAGAAATTCCAGGTGTGTCTAACCTGCACTTCCTCAAGACTGCCTTAAATGAGATCAGGACTTACCATGGTCTGGCTCCGATGGAATCTAAAGAGTTCCTGAAGCTGACCAAAGAAAAACAGCAGCTGGTAGATTTTAACGCCAATCTGATGAACCGTTCTCTGAACGAAGGTTTCTCCGGTGGTGAGAAAAAAAGGAATGAAGTGTTCCAGCTGGCTATGCTCGATCCGAAATTAGCGATCCTGGATGAAACTGATTCCGGCCTGGATATCGACGCCCTCCGTATCGTTGCTGCGGGCGTGAACAAACTGCGCAATGCAGATAAGGCTTTTATGGTTATTACCCACTACCAGCGCCTGCTGGAATACATCGTGCCTGACTTCGTACACGTACTGTACAATGGTCAGATCGTCAAGACCGGTACCAAAGAACTGGCACTGGAACTGGAAGAAAAAGGCTACGACTGGCTGAAAGAAGAGGTACACCAGAAAGAATCTGTATAA
- the sufD gene encoding Fe-S cluster assembly protein SufD, translated as MSDKSFYDFISNGVPGPEQKVDADNAIMPARKLAFGRFKELGLPSIKTEEWRYTNIQRFLKDAFTLAQEEQGAVTAEQLKSASIPQLDSYRAVLVNGRLQADLSNLPTGGKITVSKLSDAAGNPQLQAWFDKHPHLQAQPFAALNAALFADGLFIEAGVNATLDKPLHIIHVYTASANAFIQPRHLVVLHKSATLEIIESAVGLTEAIAFVNGVTEVVLEENAELWHYNIQSTIKNSRHIYHTSATQKADSRYHHFNFTLPSAELTRNNLSVALTGSNTETNLHGLYLATGSQHVDNHTFVDHLVPHCNSNELYKGVLLDDANGVFTGKIHVHQDAQKTNAFQQNNNLLMSEKANINSQPQLEIYADDVKCSHGFTVGRFSEESLFYLRSRGIGEEAAKSLLVNAFAFDITDQVHIPALQDFLAEKIRQYVAGAINN; from the coding sequence ATGAGCGACAAATCATTTTACGACTTTATATCCAACGGGGTACCCGGTCCGGAGCAGAAAGTGGATGCCGATAACGCAATCATGCCTGCACGTAAGCTGGCCTTCGGCCGCTTCAAGGAACTTGGTCTGCCTTCTATCAAAACGGAAGAATGGCGCTATACTAACATACAGCGCTTTCTGAAAGATGCTTTTACCCTCGCACAGGAAGAACAGGGCGCGGTAACCGCTGAACAGTTAAAATCTGCCAGCATTCCGCAACTGGACAGCTACCGCGCTGTACTGGTGAACGGACGCCTCCAGGCTGATCTCTCTAACCTGCCTACCGGCGGTAAGATCACCGTTTCCAAACTGAGCGATGCTGCTGGTAATCCACAGCTGCAGGCATGGTTTGACAAACACCCGCACCTGCAGGCACAGCCTTTCGCTGCACTGAACGCGGCGCTGTTTGCTGATGGCCTGTTCATCGAAGCCGGCGTAAACGCTACCCTCGATAAACCTTTGCATATCATTCATGTATATACGGCTTCCGCAAACGCTTTCATTCAGCCACGCCACCTGGTAGTGCTGCATAAGAGCGCCACCCTTGAGATCATCGAAAGCGCTGTAGGTCTCACCGAGGCCATCGCTTTTGTGAACGGGGTGACCGAAGTGGTACTGGAAGAAAATGCAGAACTCTGGCACTATAACATCCAGAGCACCATCAAAAACAGCCGCCACATCTATCACACTTCTGCTACGCAGAAAGCTGACAGCCGCTATCATCATTTCAATTTTACACTGCCGTCTGCAGAACTGACCCGTAACAACCTCAGCGTAGCGCTGACCGGTAGTAATACGGAAACAAATCTGCACGGCCTCTACCTGGCTACAGGCTCCCAGCACGTTGATAACCACACTTTCGTGGATCACCTCGTGCCACACTGTAACAGTAATGAGCTGTACAAAGGCGTACTGCTGGACGATGCCAACGGTGTATTCACCGGTAAGATCCATGTACACCAGGATGCCCAGAAAACAAACGCTTTCCAGCAGAACAATAACCTGCTGATGAGCGAAAAGGCCAATATCAACTCTCAGCCACAGCTGGAAATATATGCAGACGATGTGAAGTGTAGTCACGGTTTCACCGTAGGACGCTTCAGCGAAGAGTCCCTCTTCTACCTGCGTTCCCGTGGTATCGGTGAAGAAGCGGCCAAGTCTCTGCTGGTAAATGCTTTCGCATTTGACATTACCGACCAGGTACACATACCGGCATTACAGGATTTCCTCGCAGAAAAGATCCGCCAGTATGTAGCCGGCGCTATCAATAACTAA
- a CDS encoding aminotransferase class V-fold PLP-dependent enzyme: MQQVPDITVPAIDIEKIRKDFPLLQEKVYGQPLVYLDNAATTQKPQIVLDTLIEYYTRINSNVHRGVHHLSQEATAAYENSRKTIATFLNARKPEEIIFTKGTTDGINLIAYSFGRGEIKPGDVVLTTAMEHHSNIVPWQMMCEDRGAELRIIPMDEKGELLMDQFSALLTDKVKIIAVTYVSNSLGTVNPIRDIIAQAHARNIPVLLDAAQAVQHMPVDVQELDVDFLVFSGHKIYGPTGSGVLYGKEEWLDRLPPYQGGGDMIKTVTFAKTIYNVLPYKFEAGTPDISGAIALEAAIKYIQQIGVENIHAWEEQLVEYAVQQLSQIEGLRFIGNPKHRSGAVSFLVYDIHPYDLGELLDKQGIAIRTGHHCAEPVMDFFCIPGTVRASFAVYTTFEDIDRLVAGIKRAVTMLR, translated from the coding sequence ATGCAACAGGTACCAGACATCACTGTTCCGGCTATAGACATAGAAAAGATCAGAAAGGACTTCCCGCTGTTACAGGAAAAAGTATACGGGCAACCTCTCGTATATCTTGATAATGCGGCAACTACCCAGAAACCGCAAATTGTACTGGATACACTGATAGAATACTACACCCGCATCAACAGTAACGTACACCGTGGTGTACACCACCTGAGCCAGGAGGCAACTGCTGCTTATGAAAATTCACGTAAGACCATTGCCACCTTCCTCAATGCCCGCAAACCGGAAGAGATCATCTTTACCAAAGGCACCACGGATGGTATCAACCTGATCGCTTACTCCTTTGGACGCGGTGAGATCAAGCCAGGCGATGTGGTACTGACAACCGCTATGGAACACCACTCCAACATTGTTCCCTGGCAGATGATGTGTGAAGACCGTGGCGCAGAACTCAGGATCATCCCAATGGATGAAAAGGGTGAACTGCTCATGGACCAGTTCAGTGCATTACTGACTGATAAAGTAAAGATCATCGCTGTTACCTACGTATCCAACTCCCTCGGCACTGTTAATCCTATACGCGACATTATTGCCCAGGCACATGCCCGCAACATTCCTGTATTGCTCGACGCAGCACAGGCTGTGCAGCATATGCCGGTGGATGTACAGGAGCTGGATGTAGACTTCCTCGTATTCTCCGGTCACAAGATCTATGGTCCTACCGGTTCCGGTGTGCTCTACGGTAAAGAAGAGTGGCTGGACCGCCTGCCTCCTTATCAGGGCGGTGGCGATATGATCAAAACCGTTACATTCGCCAAGACGATCTATAACGTACTGCCTTATAAATTTGAGGCGGGTACGCCTGATATCAGCGGCGCGATCGCGCTGGAAGCGGCGATCAAATACATACAACAGATCGGTGTTGAAAACATACATGCCTGGGAAGAACAACTCGTGGAATATGCCGTACAGCAGCTCAGCCAGATCGAAGGCCTGCGCTTTATCGGTAACCCGAAACACCGCTCCGGTGCGGTCTCTTTCCTGGTGTATGATATTCATCCGTATGATCTCGGTGAACTGCTGGATAAACAGGGTATCGCTATCCGTACCGGCCACCACTGTGCAGAACCGGTAATGGACTTCTTCTGTATACCCGGTACTGTGCGTGCTTCCTTTGCAGTATATACAACCTTTGAAGATATAGACAGATTAGTAGCCGGCATCAAAAGAGCCGTTACTATGTTAAGATAA
- a CDS encoding SufE family protein: protein MTIKEKQDELISDFSFMENWMDKYEHIIQLGKELPLIDEQYKTPEHLIKGCQSQVWLHTEMKDGLLHFTADSDAVITKGLVSLMITVFSGHTPKEIATAEIYFIDAIGLSSHLSPTRSNGLLSMLKQIKLYAIAYEAKSQSQKNGTEL, encoded by the coding sequence ATGACCATCAAAGAAAAACAGGACGAGCTTATATCAGACTTCTCCTTTATGGAGAACTGGATGGATAAATACGAGCATATTATTCAACTGGGTAAGGAACTGCCGCTGATAGACGAACAATATAAAACGCCTGAGCATCTCATCAAAGGATGTCAGTCGCAGGTATGGCTGCACACAGAAATGAAAGATGGTTTGCTGCACTTCACGGCAGACAGTGACGCAGTGATCACCAAAGGACTGGTAAGTCTGATGATCACGGTATTTTCCGGCCATACACCTAAAGAGATCGCAACAGCAGAAATATACTTTATAGACGCCATCGGCTTGAGCAGTCACCTCTCTCCCACCCGCTCCAACGGACTACTGAGCATGCTCAAACAGATTAAGCTATACGCTATCGCCTATGAGGCAAAATCTCAATCACAAAAAAACGGCACAGAACTATGA
- a CDS encoding iron-sulfur cluster assembly protein, whose product MSENEMTLRDRIEEVLRTVFDPEIPVNILELGLVYEIRIGENNRVGITMTLTAPGCPVAGDIIREVDEKVKDIEGVSDVDVTLTFDPPWNKDMMSEEARLELGFM is encoded by the coding sequence ATGAGCGAAAATGAAATGACTTTACGCGACAGGATCGAAGAGGTGCTGCGCACAGTATTTGATCCGGAAATACCGGTGAATATCCTGGAGCTGGGCCTTGTATACGAAATCAGAATAGGTGAAAATAACCGCGTCGGTATCACCATGACGCTGACGGCGCCGGGTTGTCCTGTAGCTGGCGATATTATTCGTGAAGTAGATGAAAAGGTGAAAGACATTGAAGGCGTATCCGACGTAGATGTAACACTCACTTTCGATCCACCATGGAACAAAGACATGATGAGTGAAGAAGCGCGGCTGGAGCTGGGCTTCATGTAA
- a CDS encoding BON domain-containing protein yields the protein MKSKLSTAFLCLALAVMVACKSKPSDTQIQAKVTEQLSSMPEVTADVKEGVVTLAGNVPDESARAAAESAVAGVDGVKSITNNIMVTPPAPPAAPAPDAAMVNPEDQALRTGVADITKDFPGVDVKVEAGVITVTGELSAAKWKTLKKALDGLHPKKVDASGLKVK from the coding sequence ATGAAAAGTAAATTGAGCACTGCATTCCTTTGTCTGGCACTGGCTGTCATGGTAGCTTGTAAAAGCAAACCTTCTGATACACAGATACAGGCAAAAGTAACGGAACAACTCAGCTCCATGCCCGAGGTAACTGCTGACGTCAAAGAAGGTGTCGTTACTTTGGCGGGTAATGTACCTGATGAATCAGCAAGAGCTGCTGCTGAAAGCGCCGTGGCGGGTGTTGACGGTGTAAAAAGCATCACTAACAACATCATGGTCACTCCTCCTGCTCCACCTGCTGCTCCTGCACCTGATGCTGCGATGGTGAATCCGGAGGACCAGGCACTGCGTACAGGTGTTGCCGATATTACCAAAGACTTCCCTGGTGTTGATGTTAAAGTTGAAGCAGGGGTGATCACGGTAACGGGTGAACTGTCTGCTGCAAAATGGAAGACGCTGAAGAAAGCACTGGACGGTTTACATCCGAAGAAAGTGGATGCGTCTGGTCTGAAAGTGAAATAA
- a CDS encoding SH3 domain-containing protein, whose amino-acid sequence MSLQDKYKELIDTARSSGTSDLQIAEQDGVLHIRGEAPNGNVKDTLWNIYGKIDPNFLTGDVVMDIQVATAVEGAKLEVVTQSSNLNVRKGPGTDQPIIGKAAHAEIVTLISKHSDQWWLIRTNSGDEGYAHAQYLKPVE is encoded by the coding sequence ATGTCATTACAGGACAAATACAAAGAACTGATAGATACTGCCAGATCTTCCGGTACCAGCGATTTACAGATCGCTGAACAGGATGGTGTATTGCATATCAGGGGCGAAGCGCCTAACGGAAATGTAAAGGATACGCTGTGGAATATTTACGGGAAGATTGATCCTAATTTCCTTACAGGGGATGTGGTGATGGATATACAGGTGGCGACGGCCGTGGAGGGCGCGAAGCTTGAAGTGGTGACACAGTCGTCCAATCTGAATGTGCGGAAGGGTCCGGGAACGGATCAGCCGATTATTGGTAAGGCCGCGCATGCGGAGATCGTTACGCTGATCAGTAAACATAGTGATCAATGGTGGCTGATCAGGACGAATAGCGGAGATGAGGGATATGCGCATGCGCAATATCTCAAACCTGTGGAATAA